Proteins found in one Aspergillus chevalieri M1 DNA, chromosome 2, nearly complete sequence genomic segment:
- the sik1 gene encoding snoRNP complex protein NOP56 (COG:A;~EggNog:ENOG410PGNS;~InterPro:IPR012976,IPR012974,IPR002687,IPR036070, IPR029012,IPR042239;~PFAM:PF08156,PF01798), with the protein MADFLLFEGPMGYSLFKVAFQGDSVGNRLKEVQEGVNDLAKFGKMVDLASFMPFENNKQALSEINDVSEGVASETLVSFLELNLPKPNKNKKVVVGLADKALAGSIKSAFSFVECETGDTSEVVQDMLRGLRLHATKLLKQLREGDMDTAQLGLGHAYSRAKVKFSVQRDDNHIIQAIAILDQLDKAVNTFSMRVREWYSWHFPELVKIVSDNQRYAQLALFVKDKKNLTDEHLHDIAALVEDDEGVAQSMIDAAKHSMGQEISESDMENVIAFAHRVVSLSQYRKSLHTYLTSKMSVVAPNLAALIGEIVGARLISHAGSLTNLSKYPASTVQILGAEKALFRALKTKGNTPKYGLLYHSSFIGKAGPKNKGRISRFLANKCSIASRIDNFSEQPSTKFGEVLKKQVEERLDFYATGAAPTKNEVAMKNAMDSVLADMEDIDGDEDMEDIADETPKKEEKKEKKEKKEKKDKKEKKEKKGEKEEKKKKRKSDTGEGESEKKKRKHDSEAEPSKKKKKV; encoded by the exons ATGGCTGACTTCCTTCTGTTCGAGGGCCCTATGGGTTACTCGCTTTTCAAGGTCGCCTTCCAAGGTGACAGCGTTGGCAATCGCCTGAAGGAAGTTCAGGAAGGTGTCAATGATTTGGCCAAGTTCGGAAAGATGGTTGACCTGGCTAGTTTTATGCCTTTCGA AAACAACAAGCAGGCCCTTAGTGAAATCAACGATGTTTCGGAAGGTGTTGCCTCTGAGACTCTTGTTTCTTTCCTCGAGTTGAATCTTCCGAAGCCgaacaagaacaagaaggtTGTTGTGGGTCTTGCTGACAAGGCTCTTGCTGGAAGTATCAAGTCGGCATTTTCTTTCGTTGAATGTGAGACTGGCGACACCAGCGAGGTTGTTCAGGACATGCTCCGTGGACTCAGATTGCATGCCACCAAGCTGCTGAAGCAGCTTCGCGAGGGTGACATGGACACTGCCCAGCTTGGTCTTGGTCACGCCTATTCGCGCGCTAAGGTCAAGTTCTCCGTCCAGCGTGATGACAACCACATTATTCAGGCTATTGCTATCCTCGACCAATTGGACAAGGCTGTCAACACATTCTCGATGCGTGTCCGTGAATGGTATTCGTGGCACTTCCCTGAACTCGTCAAGATCGTGTCGGACAACCAGCGCTACGCCCAGCTCGCTTTGTTCGTGAAGGACAAGAAGAACTTGACCGATGAGCACCTGCACGACATCGCTGCTCTCgtggaggatgatgagggtgTCGCTCAGAGCATGATTGACGCCGCCAAGCACAGTATGGGTCAAGAAATCTCCGAGTCCGACATGGAGAACGTAATTGCTTTCGCCCACCGAGTCGTCAGCCTTTCTCAGTACCGCAAGTCTCTGCACACTTACCTTACCTCCAAGATGAGCGTCGTCGCACCTAACCTTGCGGCGCTGATTGGAGAAATTGTCGGTGCTCGTCTTATCTCGCACGCTGGTAGCTTGACCAACCTCTCCAAGTACCCTGCGTCGACCGTCCAGATTCTTGGTGCTGAGAAGGCTCTCTTCAGAGCTTTGAAGACTAAGGGCAACACTCCTAAGTACGGTCTTCTGTACCACTCCTCGTTCATTGGCAAGGCTGGCCCTAAGAACAAGGGTCGTATCTCGCGATTCCTCGCCAACAAGTGCTCCATCGCCTCGAGAATCGATAACTTCTCCGAACAGCCATCCACCAAGTTTGGTGAAGTCCTCAAGAAGCAGGTTGAGGAGCGCTTGGACTTCTACGCTACCGGTGCTGCACCTACTAAGAATGAAGTCGCCATG AAAAACGCCATGGATTCCGTTCTTGCGGACATGGAGGACATCGACGGTGATGAGGACATGGAGGACATTGCCGACGAGACTCCtaagaaggaagagaagaaagaaaagaaggagaagaaggagaagaaggacaagaaggagaagaaggaaaagaagggtgagaaggaagagaagaagaagaagaggaagtcgGACACTGGCGAGGGCGAAtcggaaaagaagaagcggaAGCACGACAGCGAAGCCGAGCcctccaagaagaagaagaaagtcTAA
- the SLM5 gene encoding asparagine--tRNA ligase SLM5 (COG:J;~EggNog:ENOG410PI3Y;~InterPro:IPR006195,IPR002312,IPR012340,IPR004364, IPR004522;~PFAM:PF00152;~go_function: GO:0000166 - nucleotide binding [Evidence IEA];~go_function: GO:0004812 - aminoacyl-tRNA ligase activity [Evidence IEA];~go_function: GO:0004816 - asparagine-tRNA ligase activity [Evidence IEA];~go_function: GO:0005524 - ATP binding [Evidence IEA];~go_process: GO:0006418 - tRNA aminoacylation for protein translation [Evidence IEA];~go_process: GO:0006421 - asparaginyl-tRNA aminoacylation [Evidence IEA]) has product MQTWRRTFATSVARLNHNPPTSATRPTFLRCVQLLRESKHGERSQHEDKQIEVRGLIRSVRKQKKFAFAEISDGSSLEAVQAILKPEQAAELSTGAAVQLSGYWTPCPPGKSQTHELQTTGVSYVGAAEPETYPIQKKYHSPDFLRQIPHLRLRTQFNSLLSRFRSECIHQLGNVFRAHPDGVFTQVQPPLITSSDCEGAGETFTILPREAMESKEKPFFGAPKYLTVSSQLHLEAYAAELGNVWTLSPTFRAEKSDTPRHLSEFYMLEAEMNFMYSMDELTDSVEHILRDLTRRLYDSPVGQEVLSTENESSLAKRWDGLMNGPKWQRLTYTEAIQALQEAVKEHGASFEYPPVWEEGLQLEHEKYIVDVLSKGRPVFVTDYPKTVKPFYMLPSSPEASDPSAPGDTVACFDLLLPEVSEVAGGSLREHRLENLISSMRSSGLIRPRPSFPDGESPEASRKSAKQKEKEKEPLYPYLSPEEDLGQLQWYADLRRWGTAPHAGFGLGFDRFLGYLTGVSSVRDVVAFPRHFKRADC; this is encoded by the exons ATGCAGACATGGCGACGCACCTTTGCCACGTCTGTCGCGAGGCTAAACCATAACCCCCCGACAAGCGCAACCCGCCCCACGTTCCTCCGATGCGTGCAGCTTCTCCGCGAAAGCAAACACGGCGAGAGAAGCCAGCATGAGGATAAACAAATTGAAGTAAGGGGGTTAATCCGATCGGTACGGAAACAGAAAAAGTTTGCTTTTGCAGAGATCTCGGATGGATCGTCGTTGGAAGCGGTGCAGGCTATTTTGAAGCCGGAGCAGGCTGCGGA GTTGTCGACTGGTGCGGCTGTTCAGCTATCTGGCTATTGGACGCCTTGTCCGCCGGGCAAGAGTCAGACTCACGAGCTTCAGACGACGGGCGTGAGTTATGTGGGCGCGGCGGAGCCAGAG ACATATCCGATCCAGAAGAAATACCATTCTCCCGATTTCCTCCGTCAAATCCCCCATCTTCGTCTCCGAACGCAGTTCAACTCGCTCCTCTCGCGATTCCGGTCAGAATGCATACACCAACTAGGAAATGTCTTTCGGGCTCATCCAGACGGAGTGTTTACGCAGGTTCAGCCGCCATTAATCACATCGTCCGATTGCGAAGGTGCCGGTGAGACATTTACAATCCTACCGCGGGAAGCAATGGAGTCAAAGGAGAAACCCTTCTTCGGAGCACCCAAGTACCTCACTGTTTCGTCGCAGCTTCATCTCGAGGCATATGCGGCGGAGCTGGGGAATGTGTGGACTCTGTCGCCTACGTTTCGGGCTGAGAAAAGCGATACGCCCCGTCATCTGAGCGAGTTCTACATGCTTGAGGCTGAGATGAACTTCATGTACAGTATGGATGAGCTGACGGATTCGGTTGAGCATATTCTTCGAGATTTGACCCGTCGACTGTACGATTCACCCGTTGGCCAGGAGGTCCTTTCtacagaaaatgaaagcTCCTTGGCCAAGAGATGGGACGGTTTGATGAATGGCCCGAAGTGGCAGCGGCTAACATACACAGAAGCGATCCAGGCACTGCAAGAAGCCGTCAAAGAACATGGCGCATCGTTTGAATACCCGCCGGTCTGGGAAGAGGGGCTGCAGCTAGAACACGAAAAGTACATCGTGGACGTGCTCAGCAAGGGTCGTCCCGTGTTCGTAACTGACTATCCCAAGACGGTTAAGCCGTTTTACATGCTCCCGTCTTCTCCTGAGGCATCAGACCCCTCCGCCCCCGGAGATACAGTCGCCTGCTTCGATCTCCTTTTACCAGAAGTCAGCGAAGTTGCCGGTGGCTCCCTCCGCGAGCACCGCCTGGAAAACCTCATTTCCAGCATGCGCTCGAGCGGGCTAATCAGACCGCGCCCCTCTTTTCCGGATGGCGAGTCACCAGAGGCGAGCAGAAAGTCGGCCaagcaaaaggaaaaggaaaaggagcCGTTGTACCCGTACCTGTCACCGGAAGAGGATCTCGGCCAACTACAGTGGTACGCCGACCTTCGCCGGTGGGGGACGGCGCCGCATGCCGGGTTTGGGTTGGGATTTGATCGGTTCCTGGGGTACTTGACGGGGGTGTCGAGTGTGCGGGATGTGGTGGCGTTTCCGCGGCACTTTAAGCGGGCGGACTGTTAA
- the CCT6 gene encoding chaperonin-containing T-complex subunit CCT6 (BUSCO:EOG09262516;~COG:O;~EggNog:ENOG410PHIM;~InterPro:IPR002423,IPR012722,IPR027410,IPR027413, IPR017998,IPR002194,IPR027409;~PFAM:PF00118;~go_function: GO:0005524 - ATP binding [Evidence IEA];~go_function: GO:0051082 - unfolded protein binding [Evidence IEA];~go_process: GO:0006457 - protein folding [Evidence IEA]), giving the protein MSATQLLNPKAESRRRAEALKVNISAGEGLQDVLKSNLGPSGTLKMLVDGAGGIKLTKDGNVLLREMQIQNPTAVMIARAATAQDDITGDGTTSVVLLVGELLKQADRSIQEGLHPRVITDGYEIAKTEALNFLDQFKLTRTADRELLLSVARTSLSTKLNSALAEKLTPDIVDAVLAIHRAPEKPDLHMVEIMTMQHRVSSDTQLIRGLALDHGARHPDMPKRVENAFILTLNVSLEYEKSEINSGFYYSNAEQRDKLVESERKFVDSKLQKIVELKKEVCGNDPKKGFVVINQKGIDPLSLDVLVKNGIVALRRAKRRNMERLQLVCGGSAQNSVEDLTPDVLGWAGLVYEHQLGEEKYTFVEEVKDPKSVTILIKGPNAHTIAQVKDAVRDGLRSVYNTIVDGCVIPGAGAFQIACADYLDSKVRKTVKGKAKDGVKAFADALLVIPKTLAANSGHDIQDSIAALQDERDEGNVVGLDLATGQPMDPVQEGVFDSFRVLRNCIASSTGIASNLLLCDELLKARQMGKSGGPGGMEE; this is encoded by the exons ATGTCTGCGACCCAGTTACTCAACCCCAAGGCCGAGTCGAGG CGGAGAGCGGAGGCTCTGAAGGTGAACATCAGCGCCGGTGAAGGTCTCCAAGATGTTCTCAAATCGAACCTGGGTCCGTCGGGAACCCTGAAGAT GCTTGTGGACGGTGCAGGTGGA ATCAAATTGACGAAGGATGGAAATGTGTTGCTTCGAGAGATG CAAATCCAGAACCCGACAGCC GTTATGATTGCCCGGGCTGCCACCGCACAAGATGATATTACCGGTGATGGAACGACGTCGGTTGTTTTGTTGGTTGGAGAGCTCCTGAAGCAGGCCGATCGATCGATCCAAGAGGGATTGCACCCCCGTGTCATTACGGACGGCTATGAGATCGCAAAGACAGAGGCACTGAAC TTCCTCGACCAGTTCAAGCTAACGCGGACTGCGGATCGTGAGCTGTTGTTGTCCGTCGCTCGcacctctctctccacgAAATTGAACAGTGCACTTGCTGAGAAGCTCACACCTGATATCGTCGATGCTGTCCTTGCTATCCACCGGGCTCCCGAGAAGCCAGATTTGCACATGGTCGAAATCATGACGATGCAACATCGTGTATCGTCTGACACACAGCTTATCCGTGGTCTCGCCCTGGACCACGGCGCGAGACACCCTGATATGCCTAAGCGAGTCGAGAATGCTTTCATCCTGACACTAAACGTCAGTCTTGAATACGAAAAGTCTGAGATTAACTCTGGCTTCTATTACTCCAACGCCGAACAGAGGGATAAGCTTGTTGAGAGTGAACGCAAGTTCGTGGACTCTAAGTTGCAAAAGATTGTTGAACTCAAGAAGGAGGTCTGTGGCAATGATCCGAAGAAGGGCTTTGTGGTTATTAACCAGAAGGGTATTGACCCCTTGAGTTTGGATGTCCTCGTCAAGAACGGAATTGTCGCTCTCCGGAGAGCTAAGCGAAGGAACATGGAACGTCTTCAGTTGGTCTGTGGCGGCAGTGCCCAAAACAGCGTTGAGGACCTTACGCCTGACGTCTTGGGATGGGCTGGGCTAGTCTATGAACACCAGCTTGGTGAGGAGAAGTACACCTTTGTTGAGGAGGTCAAGGACCCCAAGTCCGTTACTATTTTGATCAAGGGGCCCAATGCGCACACTATTGCACAAGTTAAGGATGCGGTCCGTGATGGTCTGCGCTCGGTATACAACACCATCGTCGACGGCTGCGTCATTCCCGGCGCCGGTGCATTCCAAATTGCGTGTGCCGATTACTTGGATTCTAAAGTCCGCAAGACTGTTAAGGGAAAGGCTAAGGATGGTGTCAAGGCTTTTGCCGACGCACTCCTGGTGATTCCCAAGACCCTCGCTGCCAACTCTGGACACGACATTCAGGATTCTATCGCCGCATTGCAGGATGAGCGTGATGAGGGCAACGTGGTTGGCTTGGACCTGGCAACAGGCCAGCCAATGGACCCTGTGCAAGAGGGTGTTTTCGACAGCTTCCGTGTGTTGCGGAATTGCATCGCCTCGAGCACGGGTATCGCCTCTAACCTTCTCCTGTGTGATGAACTCCTGAAGGCCAGGCAGATGGGCAAATCAGGCGGACCCGGTGGCATGGAGGAGTAA
- a CDS encoding putative histone acetyltransferase (MysT1) (COG:B;~EggNog:ENOG410PNE7;~InterPro:IPR036388,IPR016181,IPR040706,IPR002717;~PFAM:PF01853,PF17772;~go_function: GO:0004402 - histone acetyltransferase activity [Evidence IEA];~go_process: GO:0006355 - regulation of transcription, DNA-templated [Evidence IEA];~go_process: GO:0016573 - histone acetylation [Evidence IEA]): MAPNDSPSTHPNPPVELNVKQVVLGDLSFQTWYQSIYPEDLVSKDNDLLYVCRWCFRYSCDVDAYVKHTRTCEHRATPLGTQVYDHGGYSVWEIDGEEHKLFAQNISLFAKLFVDHKSVFFDVASFLFYILTFTDPDDPKNYHILGYFSKEKLSWDANNLACILIFPPYQHKQLGKLLMGVSYKLSGWERDTGLIGGPEKPLSEMGQKSYVRFWEERLARYFLTCSHEHDDSDESQPQQQKGKNSKSSRKKHPQERISVQELGQATGMLAEDVITTLKSMGAAEPDTKTPKSKQTQSYAETEEDNGQAVIIRKSKVLDWAKAHKLTLRDPVREEGFLGDYALTSMPEESTIEIPDEDE; this comes from the coding sequence ATGGCTCCGAACGATTCCCCATCGACGCACCCGAATCCTCCGGTCGAACTGAACGTAAAGCAAGTCGTACTTGGCGACCTATCGTTCCAGACGTGGTACCAATCGATATACCCCGAAGACCTCGTGAGTAAGGACAATGATCTGCTGTACGTCTGTCGCTGGTGTTTTCGGTATTCCTGTGATGTCGACGCCTACGTGAAGCACACGCGTACCTGCGAACATCGGGCGACACCTCTCGGGACACAAGTCTACGACCATGGAGGGTATTCGGTGTGGGAGATTGATGGGGAGGAACATAAACTATTTGCGCAGAATATCTCGCTGTTTGCGAAGCTTTTCGTCGACCACAAATCCGTCTTTTTCGATGTCgcttccttcctcttctatATCTTGACCTTCACCGATCCCGATGACCCCAAGAACTACCATATACTGGGTTACTTCTCGAAGGAAAAATTGTCGTGGGATGCGAATAACCTGGCCTGCATTCTGATATTCCCGCCGTACCAACACAAACAACTGGGAAAGCTATTAATGGGCGTGAGCTACAAACTGAGTGGTTGGGAGCGCGACACGGGTTTGATTGGAGGTCCAGAGAAACCCCTAAGTGAAATGGGCCAGAAGAGCTATGTTCGTTTTTGGGAGGAGCGACTGGCTAGGTACTTTTTGACATGCTCACACGAGCATGATGACTCGGATGAatcgcagccgcagcaacagaaaggaaagaactCCAAGAGTTCCCGGAAAAAGCACCCTCAAGAACGGATATCTGTCCAGGAACTTGGCCAAGCGACAGGCATGTTGGCTGAGGACGTGATTACCACCCTGAAAAGTATGGGAGCTGCTGAACCCGATACGAAGACCCCGAAATCTAAACAGACACAATCATATGCAGAgacagaagaagacaatggtCAGGCGGTTATTATTCGAAAATCCAAAGTGTTGGATTGGGCCAAGGCTCATAAACTCACTCTGAGAGATCCTGTacgagaagaaggattcCTGGGTGATTATGCCCTGACGAGCATGCCGGAAGAAAGCACGATAGAAATTCCAGACGAGGATGAATAA
- a CDS encoding uncharacterized protein (COG:A;~EggNog:ENOG410PX55;~InterPro:IPR000504,IPR012677,IPR035979;~PFAM:PF00076;~go_function: GO:0003676 - nucleic acid binding [Evidence IEA]) codes for MLKPFQIRDLHGPRPQEDSTESTQNSSQTVIDHQARPSQPGKRHGTVQLSSSAYDEISSTHPRARLTYPDDDDGEVITVGSSLELSQRLDETVDAPTRPQLTQHSVSTSDGKPMHIFDIHRSNSITELWKKFELDAQSSVLQNPEVDGAGQEPENVVSLPRDGKNTVNTNRQRIPATTESSEPLLAAFETELAQLLHESYISNNEQHAQQASSASAGQNQTTRSDGQQSPADSFAQALHHLVSGAWTLSSDVRSRIPGIEQQIRDVQRVIPGHVESTLQSALTAMESRVRTMSDALNNTAAAARSRGGHINTPGDVAASTVNGLRTMASELGEMGQTLFEAFEAELTCNTTTSHDHENARLPSEGQAQSAPTDGSNQAPGTEQLRQNAPFDDEKESLDSNQARKESANSRHPGGNEDADPSAQSQQPELPQAPPRPGPGPHNSPPVDLPHRVPPPPPPPPPRPPHSFSPRYPFHLPPPRPHNIFPYHHAPPPPPPPVPSFQTHPIHNSFWQPHHSHPWSRIPHHPLPPPPPRPWQTGWTPVPWPDSYNQAPSPGTPGTSQNGTGHTVKSLFIGNVGFNVTEKMIKDVFASQGFLVEVHLPLDWQTRKHAGFGYLFFASIHAAKAALEGLQGIIIDGHSINLEFNDLTPITDVTASHDNDQSTSRLDSNNADAIPDTPELPGPRQLINDSTGPNQTSRATKKSAESSALLDRDSEDPEFSARYPSLIPESSRRSASGPLPHLSLESGMSRFPPVSQLDAHMVANQRREPSPRASNGESGSTVHRQSPFPNRLRSHRSPEHRRHDSRLLRRSNTVMPAHPASRLAGPFDPMAPTETPSATRELRRRATEIHSLSSKPQNNQSAPSLERSYRNMPGSFPAGDERQHPVLDRNFRHLPTRVDDCVDTLISLGYGSAEEGGPQRLEVYATAADGKVADAIEMIEDERKVYSQRR; via the exons ATGCTCAAGCCTTTCCAGATAAGGGACCTTCATGGTCCCCGGCCACAGGAAGACTCAACTGAATCGACACAGAACTCCTCGCAAACAGTCATTGATCATCAAGCACGACCTTCGCAACCGGGAAAACGCCATGGAACTGTGCAGCTATCGTCTTCTGCTTACGATGAGATATCCTCCACTCATCCTCGAGCCAGGCTGACCTAtccggatgatgatgacggtgaAGTTATTACA GTTGGATCTTCCCTTGAGCTTTCCCAGCGTTTGGACGAAACCGTTGATGCACCGACTCGGCCGCAGTTGACGCAACACTCTGTCAGTACCAGTGATGGCAAGCCCATGCATATATTCGATATCCATCGATCAAACTCTATTACCGAATTGTGGAAGAAATTTGAACTTGATGCCCAGTCTTCGGTCTTACAAAACCCAGAGGTGGACGGTGCTGGGCAGGAGCCGGAGAATGTTGTTTCACTTCCCCGCGATGGTAAGAACACAGTCAATACAAATCGTCAGCGCATTCCTGCTACGACAGAATCATCTGAGCCCCTTCTAGCAGCGTTCGAAACAGAATTGGCTCAACTCCTACATGAGTCGTATATCTCAAATAATGAACAACATGCACAACAAGCTTCCTCGGCTTCAGCAGGACAGAACCAGACAACACGCTCTGATGGACAACAGAGTCCAGCTGATTCTTTTGCCCAAGCTTTGCACCACTTAGTATCTGGTGCATGGACGCTCAGCTCCGACGTGAGGTCAAGGATACCTGGCATTGAACAGCAAATCCGGGATGTGCAAAGAGTAATTCCTGGACATGTCGAGAGCACTCTGCAATCAGCTCTCACTGCCATGGAATCTCGCGTGAGGACTATGAGCGATGCTCTCAATAatacagcagcagcagcgagaTCCCGAGGAGGACACATCAATACTCCTGGGGATGTGGCCGCTAGTACTGTGAATGGTCTGCGGACGATGGCATCCGAACTTGGCGAGATGGGCCAGACTTTGTTTGAAGCTTTTGAGGCTGAATTGACATGCAATACCACGACAAGTCACGATCATGAAAATGCTCGTTTGCCGTCTGAAGGGCAGGCTCAATCGGCTCCAACCGATGGCTCGAACCAAGCTCCCGGCACTGAGCAGCTCCGTCAAAATGCACCTTTTGATGACGAGAAGGAGAGCTTGGATTCCAATCAAGCCAGGAAGGAGTCGGCCAACAGTAGACATCCTGGTGGAAATGAGGATGCTGATCCTTCGGCACAGTCGCAGCAGCCCGAGCTCCCCCAGGCGCCGCCACGTCCTGGTCCAGGTCCGCATAACAGCCCGCCTGTTGATTTGCCTCACAGAgtgcctcctcctcctcctcctcctcctcctcgtcctcctcatTCCTTCAGTCCCCGTTATCCCTTCCATCTCCCTCCACCTCGGCCCCATAATATCTTTCCTTATCACCAcgctcctcctccaccgccaCCACCGGTGCCTTCGTTCCAAACACACCCGATCCATAATTCATTCTGGCAACCTCATCATTCTCATCCGTGGTCACGCATCCCTCACCACCCACTACCTCCCCCGCCGCCACGACCATGGCAAACTGGGTGGACTCCTGTTCCCTGGCCTGATTCCTACAACCAAGCACCTTCGCCGGGCACGCCAGGCACCTCGCAAAATGGGACCGGCCATACTGTAAAGTCGCTGTTTATCGGCAACGTTGGGTTCAACGTGACGGAGAAGATGATAAAAGATGTCTTTGCGTCACAAGGATTCCTAGTTGAAGTACATTTACCGCTTGACTGGCAAACTAGGAAGCATGCAGGCTTTGGCTATTTATTCTTCGCTTCTATTCATGCAGCCAAGGCAGCATTGGAAGGATTACAAGGGATCATCATTGATGGGCATTCGATCAATCTCGAATTTAATGACCTCACTCCCATCACTGATGTAACGGCCTCGCATGATAACGATCAGTCTACGTCTCGGCTTGATTCGAACAATGCTGATGCCATTCCTGATACGCCGGAGCTACCGGGGCCTCGACAACTTATTAATGACTCGACGGGACCAAATCAGACCTCACGAGCTACAAAGAAGTCGGCTGAAAGCTCAGCGCTGCTTGACCGAGATAGTGAAGATCCAGAATTTTCTGCACGGTATCCTTCTCTTATCCCAGAATCTAGCAGGCGGTCAGCGTCTGGTCCTCTGCCTCACCTGAGTTTGGAATCCGGCATGAGCCGCTTCCCACCAGTTTCCCAGTTGGATGCGCACATGGTCGCTAATCAGCGCCGGGAACCTAGCCCACGTGCTTCTAATGGGGAATCCGGAAGCACTGTTCATCGGCAATCTCCATTCCCGAATAGGTTGCGGTCCCATCGAAGCCCTGAACACCGAAGACATGATAGTCGCCTGCTTCGTCGATCAAACACCGTGATGCCTGCTCATCCAGCATCAAGGCTTGCAGGTCCTTTTGATCCAATGGCTCCTACGGAGACTCCCAGTGCAACCAGAGAGCTGAGACGACGGGCAACCGAGATACACTCTCTTTCATCCAAACCTCAGAACAACCAGTCGGCACCTTCTTTAGAACGTTCTTATCGCAATATGCCTGGGAGCTTCCCCGCTGGGGACGAGCGTCAACACCCAGTTTTGGATCGCAATTTTAGGCATCTGCCCACCCGCGTCGATGACTGCGTGGATACGCTCATTAGCTTGGGGTACGGaagtgctgaagaaggcGGGCCTCAGAGACTCGAAGTCTATGCGACCGCAGCGGATGGCAAGGTAGCTGATGCTATTGAAATGATTGAGGATGAGAGGAAGGTGTACTCCCAACGGCGGTAA